From Prosthecobacter sp., the proteins below share one genomic window:
- a CDS encoding PQQ-binding-like beta-propeller repeat protein, producing MKTSFVLVFCLHLSSFAFADWLQFRGPNATAVSSETKVPAETLKIAWTADLPGRGLSAPIVVGDKVFVTCSSGPGQETLHVFCFNATDGAKKWERVMRTTGRTMTHPKTSVAAPTPCSDGERVFALFSSNDLFAFDLGGNLLWLRGLTFDYANASNSLGMAQSPVVMDGTLVVQSENDSESFAAGLDVATGRNKWKLERPKAANWSSATLWKGAVALQSSKGILAVEPATGKTVWDYTDGASTTPSSVVSGELLYAVSHGITALAPEKGAVTQLWRNEKLNPGTASPLVLGDHIYVVNGAGVLIKASLKNGDELWKLRLKGPFSGSPVAAGKSIYAVNERGIFQTIDPEAPEGKVTQEIELKETVLTTPAISGGAIYVRSDAKLWKLQ from the coding sequence ATGAAGACCTCCTTTGTTTTAGTTTTTTGCCTTCATCTTTCGTCTTTTGCCTTCGCCGACTGGCTGCAATTCCGCGGGCCGAATGCGACGGCGGTTTCGAGCGAGACAAAGGTGCCGGCGGAGACACTGAAAATCGCGTGGACAGCGGATTTGCCGGGCCGGGGGCTTTCGGCGCCGATTGTGGTGGGCGACAAGGTCTTCGTGACGTGCTCCAGCGGGCCAGGGCAGGAGACGCTGCATGTGTTTTGCTTCAATGCGACGGATGGAGCGAAGAAATGGGAGCGCGTGATGCGCACGACGGGACGCACGATGACGCATCCGAAGACGAGCGTGGCGGCACCAACTCCGTGCAGCGACGGAGAGCGGGTGTTTGCGCTGTTTTCTTCGAATGACCTCTTCGCGTTCGATCTGGGTGGAAATCTCCTTTGGCTGCGAGGACTCACGTTTGATTATGCGAACGCGAGCAACAGCCTGGGCATGGCGCAGTCGCCGGTGGTGATGGATGGGACGCTTGTGGTGCAGAGCGAGAATGACAGCGAATCCTTCGCGGCGGGCCTGGATGTGGCGACGGGGCGCAACAAATGGAAGCTGGAGCGTCCCAAGGCCGCGAACTGGTCGAGCGCGACGTTGTGGAAGGGCGCGGTGGCCTTGCAGTCGAGCAAGGGCATCCTGGCGGTGGAGCCGGCGACGGGGAAGACGGTTTGGGACTACACGGATGGCGCGAGCACGACACCTTCGAGCGTGGTGTCAGGTGAGCTTCTGTATGCCGTGTCTCACGGCATCACGGCGCTGGCACCAGAGAAGGGTGCGGTGACGCAGTTGTGGCGCAATGAAAAGCTGAATCCAGGAACCGCGAGTCCGCTGGTGCTGGGCGATCATATTTACGTCGTGAATGGCGCGGGCGTGCTGATCAAAGCGAGCCTGAAGAATGGAGATGAACTGTGGAAACTGCGACTGAAGGGGCCGTTCAGCGGTTCGCCGGTGGCGGCCGGGAAAAGCATCTATGCGGTGAATGAACGCGGCATCTTCCAGACGATCGACCCCGAGGCGCCAGAGGGCAAAGTGACGCAGGAGATCGAACTGAAGGAGACTGTGCTGACGACGCCGGCGATCTCGGGTGGCGCCATCTACGTGCGCAGCGATGCGAAACTCTGGAAGCTGCAATAA
- a CDS encoding VTT domain-containing protein codes for MPDDPIPESEELDIAISTEVEQETSRALNKETRQVLLAVLLVAAFMALAHFTPLKAWITNVQTWKGLVREFGWMAHGIFVAACAVVVMLGVPRLPLCAAAGLIFGFGEGLVLSLIGSTLGSYGAFVLSRHGFRRAAESRAEKWPWLKKLLKKPSIMRVFWVRQLMVPGLVLNVLLGMTPVRHSRFLLGTGLGYLPLNVAFSLVGSGLGKGSLASTFAQLLAAMAVINIAAWLVYRMMKKQRNA; via the coding sequence ATGCCTGACGATCCGATTCCGGAGTCCGAGGAACTCGACATCGCGATCTCCACCGAGGTGGAGCAGGAGACGTCGCGTGCTTTAAACAAAGAAACACGCCAGGTGCTGCTGGCGGTGCTGCTGGTGGCCGCGTTCATGGCGCTCGCGCATTTCACGCCGCTGAAGGCGTGGATCACGAATGTGCAGACGTGGAAGGGCCTTGTGCGTGAGTTTGGCTGGATGGCGCATGGCATTTTTGTCGCAGCGTGTGCTGTCGTGGTGATGCTTGGCGTGCCGAGATTGCCGTTGTGTGCCGCCGCAGGCCTGATTTTTGGTTTTGGTGAAGGTTTGGTGTTGTCGCTAATCGGATCGACCCTCGGCTCGTATGGCGCGTTCGTGTTGTCGCGTCATGGATTTCGACGTGCGGCGGAATCGCGTGCAGAGAAATGGCCGTGGCTCAAGAAGCTGCTGAAAAAACCTTCCATCATGCGTGTGTTCTGGGTACGGCAGCTCATGGTGCCAGGTCTCGTTCTAAATGTGCTGCTGGGCATGACGCCGGTGCGGCACAGCCGGTTTTTGCTCGGCACGGGGCTGGGTTATCTGCCGCTGAACGTGGCATTCAGCCTGGTGGGCAGCGGCTTGGGCAAAGGGAGCCTCGCGTCCACCTTCGCGCAGTTGCTTGCGGCGATGGCGGTGATCAACATCGCAGCGTGGCTGGTGTACCGCATGATGAAGAAGCAGCGTAACGCGTGA
- a CDS encoding LuxR C-terminal-related transcriptional regulator produces the protein MSATTKAETGQACLKWGGGSLLLSGPCVIGRRSDNDLQINNVQVSRRHALLMNYNDDWWLNDLGSRNGILVNGIRLTSARRLRNGDEVRIANHRIIFHNSSQSPPHHSSIIGKTTQVAEPASDETSPPAATCELIIATENGEILEGEKAAHWFFGKTVERAPGASCYMLPASVRQWLELVAGGNGAGVSPLEIKSGERRVVMSLARRRDERFFLLVREESAKISIERLQNLDLTEREAEVMHWVCEGKKNPEIAEILAIAPRTVNHHIEHIFKKLGVDNRQKAVKTVMERLAV, from the coding sequence ATGTCAGCGACAACCAAGGCTGAGACAGGCCAGGCATGCTTAAAATGGGGGGGTGGCTCGCTGCTGCTTTCCGGCCCGTGTGTGATCGGCCGCAGGTCGGACAATGACCTGCAAATCAACAATGTGCAGGTCTCGCGCCGCCATGCGTTGCTGATGAATTACAATGATGACTGGTGGCTGAACGACCTCGGCAGCCGCAATGGCATCCTGGTCAACGGCATCCGCCTCACCAGCGCCCGTCGGTTGCGCAATGGCGATGAGGTCCGCATCGCCAACCACCGGATCATTTTCCATAACAGCAGCCAGAGTCCTCCGCACCACAGCTCGATCATCGGCAAGACCACGCAGGTGGCGGAGCCGGCCTCGGACGAGACAAGTCCGCCAGCCGCGACATGCGAGCTCATCATCGCCACAGAGAACGGCGAGATTCTCGAAGGCGAAAAGGCCGCGCACTGGTTCTTCGGCAAAACAGTGGAGCGCGCACCTGGCGCCTCCTGCTACATGCTTCCGGCCTCGGTGCGTCAGTGGCTGGAACTCGTGGCCGGCGGGAATGGTGCCGGCGTGTCGCCCTTGGAGATCAAAAGCGGCGAGCGCCGCGTGGTCATGTCGCTCGCACGTCGCAGGGATGAGCGCTTTTTCCTGCTGGTGCGCGAGGAGTCGGCCAAAATCTCCATTGAGCGCCTGCAAAACCTAGACCTCACGGAGCGCGAGGCCGAGGTCATGCACTGGGTGTGCGAGGGAAAGAAAAACCCTGAGATTGCCGAGATTCTGGCCATCGCGCCCAGAACAGTGAACCACCACATCGAGCATATCTTCAAAAAGCTCGGTGTGGACAACCGCCAGAAGGCCGTCAAAACCGTGATGGAACGTCTGGCGGTGTGA
- a CDS encoding DUF1080 domain-containing protein, translating into MFSSIRLLSFSAVLGLGAVLNAADNPFIGRWALTLPTGGAGWLGVESKDGTLSSSVLWGGGSVVPTAGTKVDGDTLIVTREQKNKEGKLSAIETITAKIEGDALKLTTVKKNAEGKEIGQPAEFAGKRIADIPAKPDLAKVKFGDPIQLLNGKDLTGWRLLKEADNGWSVVDGVLQNRVVKAKDKHFGNLRTDAEFEDFNLKTEVRTQEGSNSGIYLRGIYEVQIMESFGKPLDSHHMGALYSRITPSVNAEKPIGEWQTLDITLVDRHLTVILNGTTIIDNQPVLGCTGGAMTSDEFKPGPLYLQGDHTNVDYRNMVLRPVMK; encoded by the coding sequence ATGTTCTCCTCGATTCGACTTCTCTCTTTTTCCGCCGTGCTTGGCCTCGGTGCTGTTTTGAATGCCGCTGACAATCCTTTCATCGGCCGCTGGGCTTTGACGCTGCCGACGGGTGGTGCTGGATGGCTGGGCGTTGAGTCCAAAGACGGCACTCTTAGTTCCAGCGTGCTTTGGGGCGGCGGCAGCGTGGTGCCAACGGCGGGCACGAAGGTCGATGGCGACACCTTGATCGTGACGCGTGAGCAGAAGAACAAAGAAGGAAAGCTGTCGGCCATCGAAACGATCACCGCGAAGATTGAAGGTGACGCGCTCAAGCTTACGACAGTGAAGAAGAACGCCGAGGGTAAGGAGATCGGCCAGCCTGCGGAGTTTGCGGGCAAACGCATCGCCGACATCCCGGCCAAGCCTGATCTCGCGAAGGTGAAGTTCGGAGATCCGATCCAGCTCTTGAATGGCAAGGATCTCACCGGCTGGCGTTTGCTCAAAGAAGCCGACAACGGCTGGAGTGTCGTCGATGGTGTGCTGCAAAACCGCGTGGTGAAGGCCAAGGACAAGCACTTCGGCAATCTGCGCACGGACGCGGAGTTTGAGGACTTCAATCTGAAGACCGAGGTGCGCACGCAAGAAGGCAGCAACAGCGGCATCTACCTGCGCGGCATTTACGAGGTGCAGATCATGGAAAGCTTCGGCAAGCCGCTCGATTCGCACCACATGGGCGCACTTTACAGCCGCATCACCCCGAGCGTGAACGCGGAGAAGCCGATCGGCGAATGGCAGACGCTGGACATCACGCTGGTGGACCGCCACCTCACGGTGATCCTCAACGGCACCACCATCATCGACAACCAGCCCGTCCTCGGCTGCACCGGCGGCGCAATGACCAGCGATGAGTTCAAGCCCGGCCCACTTTACCTGCAAGGCGACCACACGAACGTGGATTACCGCAACATGGTGCTGCGCCCGGTGATGAAGTGA